The following is a genomic window from Rhizobium rhododendri.
TCAGGCCCTCGCCCACAACACCATCGAAAAGCGCGATGAGCGCATCGGCAAGGCGCTGCATTTCCTTGCCATCGACGAAGGGGCCGGCCTTTATCTCGCGACCGAGAAAGATGTTGTCGGTAACCGAAAGCTGCGGCACCAGACTGAGCTCCTGGTAGAACAGCGCGATGCCGGCTTTTTCCGCGTCCCGCGGATTTCTGAAACTGACGGACGCACCGCCAAACTCAAGCGAGCCGCCGCTCGGCGCGACGGCACCCGCTATGATCTTGCAAAGCGTGCTCTTACCGCAGCCGTTGGCGCCAAGAAGCGCATGGATCTCGCCCTCACCGACCGTCAGTCGGCCATCGGTGAGCGCCCGTACGGCGCCAAAATTCTTCTGTATGCCGTCCGCTTTCAAAGCGTTCGTCATTCCACTCGCTCCCATGTCGTGCAATCGTCGCGGGCGCCTAGGCGGCCCGTCGGAGAAACAGGGCCGGCGTCGGTTCGCCGGCCCCTGGCGCATTACTTGAAGAACTGCGCAGCTTGGTCTGGCGTGACCTCTGCGGTCACCGACCAATAGCCCGGCTTGCCGTCCGCGCTCTTGATATTGTCGCCCAGGTTGGCCGCATCGACAAACGGGATCGGGATGTAGATCGCATTGCCATAAGTGCCACCGAAAACGCCATCCTTGAATTCCTTGCCTTGCAGCTTTAGGACAGCCACATTCAGTGCACTGGCCATCACGCCGGGCGGGTTGGCGGACGCACCGGAATTGTATTTCTTGTCGGCCCAGCGCTCCATGAAGTCCTTGCGGACCTCACCGGTCGCCGCGATGGATGCCGCCTTGCCGGCACCCTCGATAGCACGCCATGCGCCATCCGCCATGCCGTCCTGCACCCAGACGCCATTGATGTCTGGATAGGTTGCAAGCAAATTCTGCATTGCCTGTTGGCCCTGCGCCTGGTCCCAGTTGGCATTCGCCTGATTCAGGAGCTTGATGTCCGGGTATTTGGCAAAGATTTCCTTGTAGCCTGCGACCCTGCTTTCGTTGGCAGGATTGCCGGCTATGCCGTTAATGGCAACGACATTGCCCTTACCCTTCAGCGCGTCTGCGAGCCATTGGGCCGACTTGCGAGCCCAGTCCTTCTGGTCGATGCCAACATAGATCGCATCCTTAGAGGAGGCCTCCGCATCGGTGGCGACCACCAGAATATTGCGCGCCTTGGCCTGCGCGAAGATAGGATTGAATGCAGTTGGGCTGCCGGGATCGATGATGATCGCATTGACGCCCTGGTTCATGAAGTTACGAACATGACCAATCTGTCCTTGCACGTCGACATTGCCGCTCTG
Proteins encoded in this region:
- a CDS encoding substrate-binding domain-containing protein — translated: MIKLFALAAATLVGISTVSFAQDGAYKIGISNAFVGSEWRTQMIEEAKAAAAAWAQKGVKVEVVVQSGNVDVQGQIGHVRNFMNQGVNAIIIDPGSPTAFNPIFAQAKARNILVVATDAEASSKDAIYVGIDQKDWARKSAQWLADALKGKGNVVAINGIAGNPANESRVAGYKEIFAKYPDIKLLNQANANWDQAQGQQAMQNLLATYPDINGVWVQDGMADGAWRAIEGAGKAASIAATGEVRKDFMERWADKKYNSGASANPPGVMASALNVAVLKLQGKEFKDGVFGGTYGNAIYIPIPFVDAANLGDNIKSADGKPGYWSVTAEVTPDQAAQFFK